The sequence CCGCCTTCGCTGATCCACTCAAATACGAAGCTCTCGCCCTCGAGCATCTCCACCTTAACCTCGATGCCCTCATCCGGCTGCAGCACGAACTCCATCGAGATGGTTAACCTCGATGCCCTCATCCGGCTGCAGCACGAACTCCATCGAGATGGCGGTCTCTTCTTCGCCAGAAACGGCCTGCGCCGCGACCTCCACCGCGGTAAAGCCCAGTGTCTCGCCGAGCCCAGTCGGATCTATCCCGTATTCGGCCGGCAATATGGCAACGACCAGGACAATCGCCGCAACCAATAAAGAAATCGCACCGGCGCGGGCAAGTGAGGCGAGCGGGACCGGCGGAACTTCAACCTCATGATGCCCTGACGCTGCCTGCCTGCCTTCATCCGAATTCGTTGCTCGAGTGTTTCGTCTACTCATCGTCTGAGTTCTCCTTTATGAGGTGAAAAATCCTGTTAGCTGATATCCAACCAAAATCAAACCGACGGTCATCACTGCCATGTTCGCGAAAAACGCCTGCCTCGGGAAAGAACGGAAGCGGCGCCAGAAGCTTATGATGATCAGCATCGGCACTAGTGCCAGCACCTGTCCTATCTCAACACCTAGGCTGAAAGAAAGAAGGTTCGGGATCAGTATCTCGGAGGGAATCTCGAGCTTTTGAAACTGCGTAGACAGTCCGAACCCGTGAATGAATCCGAAAAACACCACTGCGGCCTTCGTGTTAGGCCTAAATCCCAGCACCTGTTTGAACGCGCCTACGTTGTCGAGCGCCTTATAAACTACCGACAGACCGATCACGGCGTCGACAATATAGGAATTAAGCCCCAACCCAAATAGCGAGCCGAGCATCAGTGTGGACATGTGGGCAAGCGCGAACAGGGAAACGTAGTGCCAAACACATGTGCTTCGCCCCCAGATAGATAAAGGGAGCGACCTGAACGCCCAGGTTTTCCTGAATGAAAGCTCTGTCGTCTGCGGCAACATCATGAGCGACAGCTTCGCTGGCGAACAATCCTACAATCAGCGGCACCAGCCCGGCTACCCAATAAAAAGGTATCTGTGGCTAGGCAAGTTTGACTTTAACGACAGCCTGTTTTGCACAGGCATCCTTTGGTCGGTCTGAAATGGTCGGCCTACTTACCTCCGGCAACGACCCCTCGGGATATTAGCATGACGCCCTCTTCGTGAAGTGAAAATTCTGTGAATTTTTGTTGTTGCCCTAAAGCCCCAAACTCACAAGATTGCCCTGACGAAGCCGGCTAACGAGTCTCCCAGCGACGCATGATCGTCTGCTCGCGACTTGGTCCTACAGCGATCATCGCAACGGGAACATCGGCTAATTCTTCGATAAGCTCGATGTAGTCTTTCGCTTCCGTTGGCAGGTCATCAAAGTTGCGGCATCCGCTAATATCCGTTTTCCAGCCCGGCATCTCTTCATAGACCGGCTTAGCGTGATGGAAGACCGTCTGATGGGGGGGCAGGTCATGGTATCTGCGCCCCTCATACTCATAGGCCACACAGACCTTTATGGTCTCGAGGCCGGAGAGAACATCGAGCTTGGTGATGATGAGATCGGTCAGGCCATTGATCCTGGAGGCATACTTGACGATCACCGCATCGTACCAACCAGCGCGTCTTTCCCTGCCGGTTGTTGTGCCATATTCATGACCAATCTCAATGAGTTGCCGCCCTATCGAGTCTGATAGCTCCGTCGGAAATGGCCCTGAACCAACACGCGTGATGTACGCCTTGGCGATGCCTAGAATCCGATTTATCCGCCGAGGCCCAACTCCAGCTCCGATGCAAGCCCCTCCCGCTACAGGGCTTGAGCTTGTGACGAAAGGATAGGTGCCATGATCCAGATCCAGCAAGGTCCCTTGGGCGCCCTCAAACAAGACCCACTGATTAGCATCGAGCGCTTTGTTGATGACAAGCGAGGTGTCCTCGACATGTGGCCTGATGCGATCCGCATAAACGAGATACTCCTGCGCGATCTGGTCAACAGTGTAAGGCGCCATACCGTATAGCTTCACAAGAATGTCGTTCTTTTCGGGTAGGGCGGCCTCAACTTTCTTGCGAAAAATATGCTCGTCGGTCAGGTCCTGTACCCGCAATCCCATTCGGGACGCCTTGTCCATATATGCCGGGCCAATTCCACGCCGAGTAGTTCCAATCTCCTGAGATCCCAACCTGTGCTCACTCGCCATGTCAAGATCGCGGTGATATGGCATGATCAGGTGCGCGTTGGAGCTGATCAGGAGTTTTCGGGTAGAAAGACCATCTGCTTCAAGTCTATCCATCTCTTCCAGTAGTACCTTGGGATCGATGACACACCCGTTCCCTATAACCGGGGTTATGTTCGGGTACATGATGCCGCTAGGAATCAGATGGAGCTTGATTGTTCTTCCAGCGTGCACGATCGTATGCCCGGCATTGTTGCCGCCCTGAAATCGCACAACATAATCAAAGTCGTCGGCGATCAGATCTGTGATCTTGCCTTTTCCTTCATCTCCCCACTGGGCCCCTACCAACACTATTCCAGCCATATACTTGAGACTCCCTGATATTGTTCGGCCCCGCGGATCCCTTCGCCGCTCCCAGGCCGGGCATTCATCCATCGCCTGGCGAATGCACGAGGTCCGCCTAGAGTGATGCGGACACCGCGCTAAGTATGCCCGAGGAATCCTCGGATGACCAGCAGATGTACGTAGTCGATCTATCTTGCATTGGCTATTGCCTATTGCTGCAACCGGACGACCGCTCGAGCGGCAACGATCCCGCTGGCGCTTGATTGCACAAGCCCCCTTGTCACTCCCGCGCCATCGCCAATCGCAAAAAGACCCTTGGTCTTGGTCATGAGGTTGGAATCCAGCTGGAGTCGTGACGAGTAGAACTTCACCTCTACGCCATAAAGAAGGGTTGTTGGCGCCGCTACGCCTGGCGCCAGTGCATCGAGGGCCTGAATGAACTCCAGAATGTCGACTAGATGCCTATACGGAATAACCGAAGCCAGATCGCCCGGCGTCGCGGACGCTAAGGTGGGGGTGACGACGGATTCGCTCAATCGCTTGTGCGTCGAACGACGACCGGCCTTAAGGTCGCCGAGGCGCTGGACCAAAATGCCCTCGCCAAGAAGATTGGCCAGCTTGGCTATGGATCGCCCATAGGTTATCGGCTCGTGAAACGGCTGCGTGAAGCTCTGACTTACCAGCACCGCGAAGTTCGTATACGGGGTCTTCTCCTCGCTCAGTGAGTGTCCATTGACAGTTACAATGTCTCCGTAATGCTCGGTGGTAACAACGCCATACGGATTCATGCAAAAAGTGCGAACCTTGTCTCCAAAGGCCCTGGAATAGTATGTGAGTTTGGCCTCATATAAGTGGGTTGTCAGCGGTTCGAGCACTGGCGCGGGACACTCGACGCGAACCCCGATATCGACGGCATTGTTAGACACCGGAATACCAATAGCTCTTGCCTGTTGCAGCAACCACTCGGCTCCCTCGCGTCCTGGCGCGAGAATGACTGCATTTGCGCTTAGGTGTGTCCCATCGGCGAGCGTCACTCCACTGACTCGATCATCTTGGACAAGGACGCTCTTTGCCATGGTCTTTGTTCTGATCTCAACGCCTGCAGACTCAAGCCAAGCTCGCATTTCGGCGAGAACACCCGGGGAGCGATCGGAGCCGAGATGGCGTAGCCGCATCGGAATGAGACTCATTTCGGCGAGAACAGCAAGTCTGCTCAAGCGCGCCACACTGTCAGGATCCGGCTCGATGACACTGGTGTCGGCCCCAAACCGCAACCACTGAGCATCGACATCGTCGATGAGGCTGTCCAGGAGCGGTGCCCCAACATAATCGCCCAGCCAACCGCCTATCTCGCCAGTGAGAGTAAGTTTCCCGTCAGAAAAGGCACCTGCCCCTCCCCAGCCCGTCGTGATCAAGCAGACAGGGCAACTCCTGCACTGACCCACCCTTGCAGGGCAAACCCTTTTGTCGAGGTCGTGTCCTTTCTCCAAAAGGAGTACCCGTCCCGCCCCTGCCCGTGCGAGCTCCAGCGCCGAGAAGATGCCAGCCGGACCCGATCCCACGATGATGACGTCATAGTGTGCGGTCATTTCGACCCCCGAACAACGACCTTATGCTTACGGCATCCTGTCCGTGTAACTGCTGAATTTCGTATAGCTTTCGTTAAACACAAGTTTGACCATTCCCGTAGGTCCATTTCGGTGCTTCGCAACAATAATGTCCGCAATTCCGGGGGGCGGCCTGTCCTCGTCATCATCGGTCCCCGCGCGCGGATCAGTGTTTCGGTCGATGAAAATCACGACGTCCGCGTCCTGTTCGATGGCCCCGGATTCCCTAAGATCTGAGAGCTGTGGCCTTTTACCGGCCCTCTGCTCGACTGCACGTGACAGCTGAGACAGCGCGATTATTGGAACCTTGAGCTCCTTTGCCAGTATCTTCAGGCCACGGCTGATTTCAGCAATTTCTGTCTGGCGGTTCTCGGAGCGACGGCTTTGCGGCTGCATTAGCTGAAGATAGTCGACGATTATCAGTCCTTCTTGCTTATCGCGCAGAAGGCGTCGGGCCTTGGCTCTGACCTCCAGAATAGAAGTAGCCGCTGTGTCATCGACAAAGAGATCCAGCTCGGCAAGCTGCCCCATAGCTCGATGGATGTTGCCCCAATCCGGGTCTTTGATATGCCCTGTCCTCACATCCTGCGAGTTGATGCGAGCCTCCGAGCAAAGAACTCGCTGGATAAGTTGCTCTGCAGACATTTCCAAACTGAAGAGCGCTACCGTAACTTTTTCTTTGGCAGCGTTCACCGCGATATTTAGCGCAAGGGCTGTTTTTCCGACAGAGGGACGAGCAGCAAGAATAATCAGGTCACTTCTGTGCAAGCCCGCCAGCAAGTTATCCAAATCCTTGAAGCCCGTCGGCACCCCTGTTATGTGAGCTTTGCGCTCAAACAGCTCCTCTAGCTGCTTGAAAGAAAGTTCGAGAAGCTCTTCTACAGCGCGAAAATTTCCCGAGATACGCTTGTTCGTGATTTGAAAGATCAAACGCTCTGCCTCTTCGGCGACTTCGCGCAGGTCATCCGGGGCTTCGTATCCCAGATTGACAATCCGGGTCCCCGCCCCGATAAGGCCCCGAAGCATTGCCGTTCTAGCAACAATCTCGGCATACCTGCTGGCATTGGCCACTATAGGCACAACCTGGGTGATGTCGATCAGATACGACTTGCCGCCGACCTCATCAAGCTCACCTGTGGACTCCAGCCTGTCCGCCACACTGAGGTGGTCTACCGGTATACCAGCGTTTTGAAGATGCTCCGCCGCCCGAAATATTTTGCCATGCGCCGGGCGATAGAAGTCGTCTGCCGACAGCAGCAACAGTGCGCTCTCTATGGCTTCGCGCGAAAGAAACATTGAGCCCAGCACCGCCTGCTCGGCCTCCACGTTATGTGGAGGCACCAGACTGGGATGACCTCCCATGCCCGCATCACGCTTCTTGGCCACGCGCTCCGGCATCTGTCACCCTCCGCTAGACGTATTCAGGAACTGCTTTAAGAGAGTTCGGTATCCGCCGGGCTCTCGCTTGACGCCTCTTCATCAGCCTGAGCCTTCGGGGCGTCGACAGGGCTGCTTTCATCAACCACGCGAACGATCACTTCAGCCTTGGCCTCTTTGTGCACGCGGACAGCCACGCGATGCTCGCCGATCTCTTTGATGTGAGCAGGAGCATCCATCTTGCGCCTGTCAATTTCCACACCAAGCTGCTCAAGAATGGCCTCTTCGATCATCTGAGATGTAATCGAACCGTATAGACGGCCGGCCTCTCCTACCTTGATGGGGATCACGACCTCTTTCCCATCGATCGATGCGACAAAAGTGTTGGCCTCCGCGAGCCTGGCATCTTCGCGCTTGCGAATGTTGCGCATGCGCTGCTCAAGCTGCTTCAGGTTCCCGCTAGTAGCTTCTACCGCCATCTTGTTTGGAAACAAGTAGTTGACGGCGAATCCGCGAGCGACCTCGACAACATCCCCTTCGCCGCCTCTGCCCTTTACTTCCTGTGTAAGGATGACCTTCATCTTTGCTCCTTCTTCAGGGCCGAGCGCAAGCCCGGCCCAATCACTTTCCATCCTATAGACTATTATTCAATGCTTCCGATGACTGAGAGCCCGATGCATCTTCTCTATTCAGTTTGCGGAAGTTGAGCCAAAAATCAAGCAACCCTGCAATACTCACTATCCAAGTCGGCCCATCAATAATAAAGGCCATAACGCCAACAAAAAACAGTCCTCTGCGACCAATGTTCATAGGCCTCAAGAAGAAAGCCACCACAGCAAAACCCTGCAAAAACAGGATGACCTTGGTCGCAAGCAACAAACCAAATCCAAGATCAGTCAACATGCCGTCGCCGATATTCAAGATGCGCCCGGATGCTCCAAGCGCCAGCGCAAGAACGAGTGGCCACAGCATGTGAGGGCTAAAGTCCAGATTTGCTATCCCTGGGGACCCTTTTAGCTTAACGCCTGCCCTACGAGCCGCCCACAGAATTGCTAAAACAACGGGTATGGCCGCCACAAAAGCTTCAGCTGCAGCCGCCAGCGTCTCCCTGGCTAACTCGGTATAAACCTGCCCCGCCAGCCATGGAATCACCAAGTCCCGTGCCACAAAAGATACCGCCAGCACTGGGGCAAGGCAAACGATGACAGCATATGGGTCGTGTCGACGCAAAGCCACAATCGCAATCAAGATTGCCGTAATGGCCGGGATAATGGCTAGCAACTCTGTTGTAGTCAAAATTAACCCGACCACGGCAGACGACAGCACTGAAATAACTACTGCCGCTATCATCCGCTCCATATACACAAGCCCTGCAAACGCCGCCGCGATCATCGGTAGCCCGACTAAGGGAAGCGGGGCTGCGAGAATCGCCCCGCCCAAGCACGCCAACGAAAGCAGAATTGTGTCGCGCATTCGATACTGGCCCTGCATCGCCTGGGATTACCTGCGTCCTCTACTATCGACTCGCCCACTGATCACCGGAACCGCATATGGAATCAGCGCCATCTCTCTGGATCGCTTAACGGCGATCGACAACCTGTGCTGATGTTGTGCACAGTTGCCTGTAACCCGCCGCGGCTTGATTTTGCCTCGGTCGGTGATAAATTTACGAAGCAGCTGCACGTCCTTGTAGTCGATGTAATCGGCCTTGTCTTTACAAAAGACACAATACTTGCGTCTTGGCTTGCGTGCATAATCTGACATTTCTCTATCCTCCTTTCGCGCCTAAACCAGGCACCTTTCCTGACATTTGGGACAAAGACACCGGGCCGAAGTTTCATCGAGCCTAAAACGGTATCTCATCATCTGTTGAGCCTCCGGGGTGTGCAGGCGCAGAATCAACTTGGTCAGCCCTGTCTCCGGAACCGCTGTTCCGTGATGACAAAAACTCGACCTCATCGGCGACTACCTCTATCTTGGAGCGCTTCTCTCCCTGCGGGGTTTCCCACGACGACCAGCGAAGCTTTCCTTCAATGGCGACCTTCGACCCCTTCGACAGGAAACGAGTAAGGGCTTCAGCCCTAGCTCCAAAGACGGTCACGTCCACAAAGTTGGGCACGTCTTCCCACTCGCCGGTCTGCTGATTCTTGCGACGATCGTTGACTGCAATTCCCAACTTGAGAACCGCCATGCCGCTCGACGTCGACCTCAGCTCAGGGTCTCGGGTCAGGTTTCCCGTCAATACCACTCGATTGATGCTCATCTGTATCACCTTCTCGTTCGCACATTGTCACTGTTGTTCCAGTGGCGCTCCAGCAGGCAGCTGGTCCTTGTCTTCTCGACGCACCAGCATGTAGCGCACGACTGGGTCTGTAATGTGCAGCACGCGGTCGATCTCTGCGATAGCAGACGGTTCGGCCCTGAAGTTCACCACGACATAGTCGCCTTCGGTGAGTTTCTGAATCTCAAATGCAAGACGGCGCTTGCCCCAAGAATCAATGGAATCAACAGCGCCATTAGCAGAAACGAGTCCCTCTACCTTCTCAAGAAGGGCGGCGCGAGCCTCCTCCTCGAGAGCAGGATTGAGTAATAGCATAAGTTCGTAAGCCTTCATCATTCACCTCCTCTGGGCTTCGGCGGCTCCGGATCTGAAGGCTAATCATGTCCGGAGCAGGAAATGAGCTTGGGCAGTGTATCATCGGCAGACCGCGGCTGCAAGGTCATCGTCTCTTACCGACATCACTGCCTCGCCGGAATTAGTCGGCCGGCGACGCCAAAGTGGCCATAACCCCAAAGCGGCCATCCCTATCGATAAACCCGATAGCCGCCATGAGACAGGACTCCTTCTCTCTTTAGCCACGCCTGTCAACGTGAGGCATGGCTGGGCAGATTTATCCGCTGCAAGCTCTCGAAGATATGAGGACTGAGCGGTTCTCGACTCCTGCGCCTGAGCGGGCGAAACGGCAACCTGATCCTGCGCCTGTATGGGCGGAACGGTAGCCTGATCCAGCGTGTGAATCTCGATTGGCCTGCTCGAGGCCGTCTGCGCCAGCTCCCCTTGGGCGCCTTTGTTAATAGCTCCCTGTGCGATTTGCCCTGCCGGAACAGTTGAACCTATCGCGCTTGGACCTTTGACGGTATTAGTCACCGGGACAATCGGGGCTTGGGCCAAAACCTGTCCCTGAAATACGGGGGCCCGAAAAGTCGTGGGTATCTGCGTGTTTGAGGCGGCAGGCTCGACCAAATTCACCTCTGGAGCAACCTGAATGCTCGCGGATCCTGGCGATATGAGAAAAAGCATTGGATCCAGGTAGGTCCCCTCTCTGCGAACGCTGACATGCAGATGCGGGCGCGAGGTGGACTCGCCGGCGCTTTCACCCAAAACGCCAATCTTATCCCCGGCGCTAACCGTTTGACCCCTAGATACAACAATCCCTGTCAGCGGAAGAGAGGTAATTCTAAGTCCTCCGCCAAAATCAATGGTTACGGCCCCACGGGTACCCCCGCCCGGGGCTGGAACCCTGCCTGCGAACGAAACTACTCCATCCTGAGCCGCGAGAACTGTATCGCCCGGCTCGGCCAAAAGATCAACTCCGCTATGGGTGACGCTACGCCCGTCGCGAGTGTATGAGCTGCCATATTCCAGCAGTATCTCGGCGTGGCCAGCCAGCGGCCAGGATGCCATAGCTGTAGCTGGCGAAAACATCAGTCCTGCCAGCACTGTGGCCATTGCACGCGATAGTAGTCTTGTCATTTTCGCCCCCGACCGATCGGTTCACCGGGAGGGAGCGGCGAACAAAGTGGTGATGCCTACACGTACACATGTTCGCTTTGCGCTTAGGTATTCCTGCAGACATCTGACAAGCGGAACCCTGAAAGAGATGAGCGGGACCTGCCGAGACAAACGGCCGCCGGGGATAGTTGGAGCGGGCAA comes from Actinomycetota bacterium and encodes:
- a CDS encoding adenylosuccinate synthase, whose protein sequence is MAGIVLVGAQWGDEGKGKITDLIADDFDYVVRFQGGNNAGHTIVHAGRTIKLHLIPSGIMYPNITPVIGNGCVIDPKVLLEEMDRLEADGLSTRKLLISSNAHLIMPYHRDLDMASEHRLGSQEIGTTRRGIGPAYMDKASRMGLRVQDLTDEHIFRKKVEAALPEKNDILVKLYGMAPYTVDQIAQEYLVYADRIRPHVEDTSLVINKALDANQWVLFEGAQGTLLDLDHGTYPFVTSSSPVAGGACIGAGVGPRRINRILGIAKAYITRVGSGPFPTELSDSIGRQLIEIGHEYGTTTGRERRAGWYDAVIVKYASRINGLTDLIITKLDVLSGLETIKVCVAYEYEGRRYHDLPPHQTVFHHAKPVYEEMPGWKTDISGCRNFDDLPTEAKDYIELIEELADVPVAMIAVGPSREQTIMRRWETR
- a CDS encoding FAD-binding protein: MTAHYDVIIVGSGPAGIFSALELARAGAGRVLLLEKGHDLDKRVCPARVGQCRSCPVCLITTGWGGAGAFSDGKLTLTGEIGGWLGDYVGAPLLDSLIDDVDAQWLRFGADTSVIEPDPDSVARLSRLAVLAEMSLIPMRLRHLGSDRSPGVLAEMRAWLESAGVEIRTKTMAKSVLVQDDRVSGVTLADGTHLSANAVILAPGREGAEWLLQQARAIGIPVSNNAVDIGVRVECPAPVLEPLTTHLYEAKLTYYSRAFGDKVRTFCMNPYGVVTTEHYGDIVTVNGHSLSEEKTPYTNFAVLVSQSFTQPFHEPITYGRSIAKLANLLGEGILVQRLGDLKAGRRSTHKRLSESVVTPTLASATPGDLASVIPYRHLVDILEFIQALDALAPGVAAPTTLLYGVEVKFYSSRLQLDSNLMTKTKGLFAIGDGAGVTRGLVQSSASGIVAARAVVRLQQ
- the dnaB gene encoding replicative DNA helicase, with the protein product MPERVAKKRDAGMGGHPSLVPPHNVEAEQAVLGSMFLSREAIESALLLLSADDFYRPAHGKIFRAAEHLQNAGIPVDHLSVADRLESTGELDEVGGKSYLIDITQVVPIVANASRYAEIVARTAMLRGLIGAGTRIVNLGYEAPDDLREVAEEAERLIFQITNKRISGNFRAVEELLELSFKQLEELFERKAHITGVPTGFKDLDNLLAGLHRSDLIILAARPSVGKTALALNIAVNAAKEKVTVALFSLEMSAEQLIQRVLCSEARINSQDVRTGHIKDPDWGNIHRAMGQLAELDLFVDDTAATSILEVRAKARRLLRDKQEGLIIVDYLQLMQPQSRRSENRQTEIAEISRGLKILAKELKVPIIALSQLSRAVEQRAGKRPQLSDLRESGAIEQDADVVIFIDRNTDPRAGTDDDEDRPPPGIADIIVAKHRNGPTGMVKLVFNESYTKFSSYTDRMP
- the rplI gene encoding 50S ribosomal protein L9, which gives rise to MKVILTQEVKGRGGEGDVVEVARGFAVNYLFPNKMAVEATSGNLKQLEQRMRNIRKREDARLAEANTFVASIDGKEVVIPIKVGEAGRLYGSITSQMIEEAILEQLGVEIDRRKMDAPAHIKEIGEHRVAVRVHKEAKAEVIVRVVDESSPVDAPKAQADEEASSESPADTELS
- a CDS encoding DUF2232 domain-containing protein, which gives rise to MIAAAFAGLVYMERMIAAVVISVLSSAVVGLILTTTELLAIIPAITAILIAIVALRRHDPYAVIVCLAPVLAVSFVARDLVIPWLAGQVYTELARETLAAAAEAFVAAIPVVLAILWAARRAGVKLKGSPGIANLDFSPHMLWPLVLALALGASGRILNIGDGMLTDLGFGLLLATKVILFLQGFAVVAFFLRPMNIGRRGLFFVGVMAFIIDGPTWIVSIAGLLDFWLNFRKLNREDASGSQSSEALNNSL
- the rpsR gene encoding 30S ribosomal protein S18; the protein is MSDYARKPRRKYCVFCKDKADYIDYKDVQLLRKFITDRGKIKPRRVTGNCAQHQHRLSIAVKRSREMALIPYAVPVISGRVDSRGRR
- the ssb gene encoding single-stranded DNA-binding protein is translated as MSINRVVLTGNLTRDPELRSTSSGMAVLKLGIAVNDRRKNQQTGEWEDVPNFVDVTVFGARAEALTRFLSKGSKVAIEGKLRWSSWETPQGEKRSKIEVVADEVEFLSSRNSGSGDRADQVDSAPAHPGGSTDDEIPF
- a CDS encoding 30S ribosomal protein S6, whose translation is MKAYELMLLLNPALEEEARAALLEKVEGLVSANGAVDSIDSWGKRRLAFEIQKLTEGDYVVVNFRAEPSAIAEIDRVLHITDPVVRYMLVRREDKDQLPAGAPLEQQ
- a CDS encoding M23 family metallopeptidase; translation: MTRLLSRAMATVLAGLMFSPATAMASWPLAGHAEILLEYGSSYTRDGRSVTHSGVDLLAEPGDTVLAAQDGVVSFAGRVPAPGGGTRGAVTIDFGGGLRITSLPLTGIVVSRGQTVSAGDKIGVLGESAGESTSRPHLHVSVRREGTYLDPMLFLISPGSASIQVAPEVNLVEPAASNTQIPTTFRAPVFQGQVLAQAPIVPVTNTVKGPSAIGSTVPAGQIAQGAINKGAQGELAQTASSRPIEIHTLDQATVPPIQAQDQVAVSPAQAQESRTAQSSYLRELAADKSAQPCLTLTGVAKERRSPVSWRLSGLSIGMAALGLWPLWRRRPTNSGEAVMSVRDDDLAAAVCR